In Dolichospermum flos-aquae CCAP 1403/13F, the following proteins share a genomic window:
- a CDS encoding ABC transporter ATP-binding protein yields MSNSILKTHNLTIGYKTFQKTTRNVASNISTSLQTGELVCLLGPNGAGKSTLLRTLAGMQPPIAGEVKLLENDIYKLPPQELAKLLSLVLTEKIDVGMLSAYALVSMGRYPYTDWWGKLTPEDEEIINWAMKSVGAVNLAQRNVSELSDGERQKIMIARALAQSPMVMLLDEPTAFLDLPRRVEIMQLLRQLARDTNQAILLSTHDLDLALRLADKIWLLGINGILHVGAPEDLILSGAFADTFRSEGVEFNIFSGEFNLHIPEKGTVNLIGEGVAAIWTIRALERVGFTVLQGGKSAQITVEVISSPEQFVWQITKNRDVSIYYSVSEVIKFLNIIR; encoded by the coding sequence ATGTTGCATCTAATATTTCTACATCTTTGCAAACAGGAGAATTAGTTTGTCTACTTGGTCCTAATGGTGCTGGTAAGTCTACTTTATTGCGAACTCTGGCAGGAATGCAACCACCAATTGCTGGGGAAGTCAAACTTTTAGAAAATGATATTTACAAGTTACCACCACAGGAATTAGCAAAACTTTTAAGTTTGGTATTGACTGAAAAAATTGATGTGGGAATGTTATCAGCTTACGCTTTGGTGAGTATGGGCAGATATCCTTATACTGACTGGTGGGGAAAGTTAACACCTGAAGATGAGGAGATTATTAATTGGGCGATGAAATCTGTGGGAGCGGTAAATTTAGCCCAACGGAATGTGAGCGAATTAAGTGATGGTGAACGACAGAAAATTATGATTGCTAGGGCTTTAGCGCAGTCGCCTATGGTGATGTTATTGGATGAACCAACAGCATTTTTAGATTTACCACGCCGGGTGGAAATTATGCAATTGTTACGTCAATTAGCAAGGGATACAAATCAAGCAATTTTGCTTTCTACCCATGATTTAGATTTAGCTTTGCGCCTTGCTGATAAAATTTGGCTGTTAGGAATTAATGGTATTCTTCACGTTGGCGCACCAGAAGATTTGATATTAAGTGGTGCATTTGCTGATACTTTCCGCAGTGAAGGTGTGGAATTTAATATTTTTTCTGGGGAATTTAATCTGCATATACCTGAAAAAGGAACAGTTAATTTAATAGGTGAAGGTGTTGCTGCTATTTGGACAATTCGCGCCTTAGAAAGAGTAGGATTTACAGTTTTACAAGGTGGTAAATCTGCACAAATTACAGTAGAAGTTATTTCTAGTCCTGAACAATTTGTTTGGCAAATTACCAAGAATAGGGATGTTTCTATATATTATTCTGTGTCTGAAGTAATTAAATTTTTGAACATCATTAGATAG
- a CDS encoding energy-coupling factor ABC transporter ATP-binding protein, whose product MQEYLLEFEQVHYTYPGSQRLQQSALNGLTMKIPSGKKCALIGQNGCGKTTLFLLANGLYKPNYGIVKWCGKPLIYNRQHLSKIRQKVGLVFQDPEQQLVASTVEEDISYGLCNLGLPTAEIQQRVEQILDEFELTNLAETPVHHLSLGQKKRVSIADIMVLKPQLLILDEPTAYLDIKHTRNLMKTLKKIHQHGHTLLMATHDLDLVYRWADWVFVMDKGQLMLEGTPEDVFSQSLLLEELELGVPLIYEMLVNGLSPEEGIIIERVRQRILKDG is encoded by the coding sequence ATGCAGGAATATTTACTCGAATTTGAGCAAGTACATTACACGTATCCAGGTTCACAAAGGCTACAACAATCAGCTTTGAATGGGTTAACCATGAAGATTCCTTCTGGAAAAAAGTGTGCCTTAATTGGACAAAATGGTTGTGGAAAAACCACACTTTTCTTATTAGCTAATGGACTTTATAAACCAAATTATGGTATTGTCAAATGGTGTGGTAAACCATTAATTTATAATCGTCAACATCTCAGTAAAATTCGCCAAAAAGTTGGTTTAGTATTTCAAGATCCAGAACAACAATTAGTAGCTTCTACGGTTGAGGAAGATATTTCTTATGGTTTGTGTAATTTAGGTTTACCCACAGCAGAAATTCAACAGCGAGTAGAACAAATATTGGATGAATTTGAATTAACCAATTTAGCAGAAACACCAGTACATCATCTCAGTTTAGGGCAGAAAAAAAGAGTTTCTATTGCTGATATTATGGTACTAAAACCGCAACTTTTAATATTAGATGAGCCAACGGCATATTTAGATATTAAACATACTCGTAATTTGATGAAAACTCTCAAGAAAATTCATCAACATGGTCATACTTTATTAATGGCCACTCACGATTTAGATTTAGTCTATCGCTGGGCAGATTGGGTTTTTGTCATGGATAAAGGACAATTGATGCTAGAAGGAACACCAGAAGATGTATTTAGCCAAAGTCTACTTTTAGAAGAATTAGAGTTGGGTGTACCATTAATATATGAAATGCTAGTTAATGGGTTATCTCCTGAAGAGGGAATAATTATAGAACGAGTCCGACAACGAATATTAAAAGATGGTTGA
- the cbiQ gene encoding cobalt ECF transporter T component CbiQ has protein sequence MTLQLDTLAYTNQLRRLPPEHKLIFALTTLIISLCAHPLVQILIVIWMSIWTVIYAKIPVGVYWRLLMFTIVFCLTSLPALMVNGVAIADVQIVQLDSWYGMTFGQFYLYISRSGSIQAWEIVTRSLASVSCLYFLMLTVPFTEILQTLRWLRFPALLTDLLLLMYRFIFILLKTANELLTAQNSRGGYCNWQTSMKSLALLIGQLLQRTLQQYSQFSLGLQARGFAGELRFWHPRRYRPSPRYIIEAICGCVLLIGLEICQNAGIFTRI, from the coding sequence ATGACCCTACAACTAGATACTTTAGCTTATACTAATCAACTGAGAAGATTACCACCAGAACATAAACTTATTTTTGCATTGACGACTCTGATTATTTCTCTTTGCGCTCATCCTTTAGTCCAAATCTTGATAGTAATTTGGATGAGCATTTGGACAGTAATTTATGCAAAAATTCCGGTTGGTGTTTATTGGCGATTGTTAATGTTTACCATAGTTTTTTGTTTAACAAGTTTACCAGCACTAATGGTAAATGGAGTTGCAATTGCTGATGTGCAAATTGTCCAATTAGACTCATGGTATGGAATGACTTTTGGACAATTCTATCTTTACATCAGTCGTAGTGGTAGCATTCAAGCATGGGAAATTGTCACTAGATCATTAGCCTCTGTTTCTTGTTTATATTTTCTCATGTTAACTGTCCCGTTCACAGAAATTTTGCAAACTTTACGTTGGTTGAGATTTCCAGCACTTTTAACTGATTTGCTATTACTAATGTATCGGTTTATTTTCATTTTGCTCAAAACAGCTAATGAATTATTGACAGCACAAAACTCTCGCGGTGGCTATTGTAATTGGCAAACTAGCATGAAAAGTTTAGCATTATTAATTGGACAATTATTACAGCGAACTCTACAACAATATAGTCAATTTTCTCTAGGATTGCAAGCACGAGGCTTTGCTGGTGAATTGCGATTTTGGCATCCCCGACGTTATCGTCCATCTCCACGATATATCATTGAAGCAATTTGTGGCTGTGTATTATTAATAGGATTAGAAATTTGCCAAAATGCAGGAATATTTACTCGAATTTGA
- a CDS encoding energy-coupling factor ABC transporter substrate-binding protein, translating to MNQSKKSLNNWFLILGVLALAVAPLIFVRGGKFAGSDDKAKAAITEIQPEYKPWFKSIFEPASGEIASLLFASQAALGAGVVGYAIGIYKGRSQQPKREE from the coding sequence ATGAACCAATCTAAAAAAAGTTTAAATAACTGGTTTTTAATATTAGGCGTTTTAGCTTTAGCAGTTGCACCTTTAATATTTGTGCGGGGTGGTAAATTTGCTGGTTCTGACGACAAAGCCAAAGCCGCTATTACAGAAATACAACCGGAATATAAACCTTGGTTTAAATCAATATTCGAACCAGCCAGTGGAGAAATAGCTAGTTTACTATTTGCTTCTCAAGCGGCGTTAGGTGCGGGAGTAGTTGGTTATGCAATAGGTATTTATAAAGGACGTTCCCAACAGCCAAAACGTGAAGAATGA
- a CDS encoding energy-coupling factor ABC transporter permease: MAVISFYLVVNFPKPAYAMHIMEGFLPVQWAIFWWVVSLPFFMLGLRSLTRITQANPELKLLLGLAGAFTFVLSALKIPSVTGSCSHPTGTGLGAVLFGPLTMTVLGSLVLLFQALLLAHGGLTTLGANAFSMAIAGPFAAYWIYNFTMRLSGKQKIAIFLAAALADLLTYIITSIQLALAFPAPVGGFIASFAKFAGIFAITQVPLAISEGLLTVLVWNWLQSYNPQELELLQLIKGKNQSHEPI, translated from the coding sequence ATGGCTGTTATTAGTTTTTACCTGGTAGTTAATTTTCCCAAACCTGCCTACGCAATGCACATTATGGAAGGGTTTTTACCTGTGCAATGGGCGATATTTTGGTGGGTTGTGTCATTACCATTTTTTATGTTAGGATTGCGGAGTTTGACTCGCATTACCCAAGCTAACCCAGAATTGAAACTTTTGTTAGGTTTGGCTGGTGCTTTTACCTTTGTGCTGTCAGCGTTGAAAATCCCTTCTGTCACAGGTAGCTGTTCTCACCCCACAGGAACAGGGTTAGGTGCGGTGCTGTTTGGACCCCTGACCATGACAGTTTTGGGTAGCTTAGTATTGTTATTTCAGGCTTTGTTACTGGCACATGGTGGATTAACTACCTTGGGTGCAAATGCTTTTTCGATGGCGATCGCTGGCCCATTCGCAGCTTATTGGATCTATAATTTCACAATGCGCCTGAGTGGTAAACAAAAAATCGCCATATTTTTAGCCGCGGCTTTGGCAGATTTACTCACCTACATTATTACTTCTATCCAACTTGCCTTGGCTTTTCCTGCACCTGTGGGTGGATTTATCGCTTCATTTGCCAAGTTCGCGGGAATTTTTGCTATTACTCAAGTACCCTTAGCAATTAGTGAAGGATTATTAACTGTCTTGGTTTGGAACTGGTTACAATCTTATAATCCTCAAGAATTGGAACTTCTGCAATTAATTAAGGGAAAAAATCAAAGTCATGAACCAATCTAA
- a CDS encoding fasciclin domain-containing protein has translation MNSLFTKTVSIAIAATTLFVSVPAFAGTKPAAKPATPHTSTQTVGTIVEVASGNSSFTTLVAAIKAAGLVETLSAKGPFTVFAPTDAAFKALPKGTLEKLLHPENKATLVKILTYHVVPGEITAKSIKAGDVKTVEGASVKIQVKKGRVTIGNAKVTKADVKASNGVIHVIDKVLLPPDVKL, from the coding sequence ATGAATTCCCTATTTACCAAAACAGTTAGTATTGCCATTGCGGCCACAACTCTTTTCGTCAGTGTTCCCGCTTTCGCTGGAACTAAGCCTGCGGCAAAACCTGCTACACCCCATACCAGTACACAGACTGTCGGGACAATTGTAGAAGTAGCCAGTGGTAACAGTTCTTTCACAACCTTAGTAGCAGCTATCAAAGCGGCTGGTTTAGTCGAAACCTTATCAGCCAAAGGACCATTCACCGTATTTGCACCTACCGATGCCGCATTCAAAGCGTTACCAAAAGGAACTTTAGAAAAACTGTTGCATCCAGAAAACAAAGCCACCTTAGTCAAGATTTTGACCTATCATGTAGTTCCTGGGGAAATTACTGCTAAAAGCATCAAGGCTGGTGATGTCAAAACAGTTGAAGGTGCTTCAGTGAAGATTCAAGTTAAGAAAGGTCGAGTCACTATAGGTAATGCTAAAGTTACCAAAGCAGATGTCAAAGCTAGTAACGGCGTAATTCATGTAATTGACAAAGTGCTGCTTCCCCCTGACGTGAAGTTGTAG
- the ligA gene encoding NAD-dependent DNA ligase LigA, protein MMSTQPETKRIEELRCLLQKAGYAYYVLDAPIMEDTVYDRLYRELQELETNNPELITADSPTQRVGERPATHFTSVRHNIPLYSLENAFNIEELQNWDQRWRRHSPTQYNDGDIEYVSELKIDGAALALTYENGVLVRGTTRGDGVMGEEITQNVRTIRSIPLRLNFDGLENIAKVEVRGEVFLPLQVFKEINQKRQKAGEQIFANPRNAVAGTLRQLDSRIVAQRQLDFFAYTLHITGLDDSSIANTQWEALELLQRLGFRVDTNHKLCHSIAEVVEYYQYWDTERLNSPYMTDGVVVKLNTFRLQEQLGFTQKFPRWAIALKYPAEEAPTRVEKITVNVGRTGALTPLAEMLPVQLAGTTVSRATLHNSDRIEQLDIRIGDTVIVRKAGEIIPEVVRVIKELRPVNTQPFIMPSHCPACGQLVVRETGEAVTRCINASCPAILKGEIEHWVSRDALDIKGVGEKLVYQLVDKGLVHSVADLYDLKIEDLCALERMGKKSAEKLINAIAQSKTQPWARVLYGLGIRHVGSVNAQLLTEKFTTVEELTAARQSDIAGVYGIGAEIAQSVYQWFRTPANQSLISRIQAIGLELANSAEAQAVGEINQKFAGKTFVVTGTLPTLKRDEAKALIQKSGGKITDSISRKTDFLVVGADAGSKLEKARKLEISQLTEAQLLAMLTE, encoded by the coding sequence ATGATGTCAACTCAACCTGAAACCAAACGTATAGAAGAACTACGATGTTTGCTACAAAAAGCAGGCTACGCTTATTATGTTCTAGATGCGCCAATTATGGAAGATACGGTTTATGATCGGCTGTATCGAGAGTTGCAAGAATTAGAAACTAACAATCCCGAATTAATTACTGCTGATAGTCCGACTCAGCGCGTTGGGGAAAGACCTGCTACCCATTTTACCTCAGTCCGTCATAATATCCCCCTGTACAGCCTGGAAAATGCGTTTAATATTGAAGAATTGCAAAATTGGGATCAACGGTGGCGGCGACACTCACCAACTCAGTATAATGACGGAGATATAGAATATGTATCTGAGTTGAAAATTGATGGTGCTGCTTTAGCATTAACTTACGAAAATGGAGTTTTAGTCAGGGGGACAACGAGAGGAGATGGGGTAATGGGTGAAGAGATTACCCAAAATGTGAGAACTATTCGCTCAATTCCCCTGCGTTTGAATTTTGACGGTTTAGAAAATATTGCTAAAGTGGAAGTACGGGGAGAAGTGTTTCTACCTTTACAGGTGTTTAAAGAAATTAATCAGAAAAGACAAAAAGCTGGTGAACAAATATTTGCTAACCCGCGCAATGCTGTAGCAGGTACGCTCAGACAATTAGATTCTCGCATTGTCGCACAACGACAGTTAGATTTCTTTGCTTATACTTTGCATATTACGGGGTTGGATGATTCCAGTATTGCCAATACCCAATGGGAAGCTTTGGAATTATTGCAAAGACTTGGTTTTCGAGTTGATACCAACCATAAACTCTGCCATTCTATTGCTGAAGTTGTTGAATATTACCAATATTGGGATACAGAACGGCTGAATTCTCCCTATATGACAGATGGTGTTGTCGTCAAATTAAATACTTTTAGACTGCAAGAACAATTGGGGTTTACACAGAAGTTTCCCCGCTGGGCTATAGCCTTAAAATATCCCGCCGAAGAAGCCCCAACCCGTGTAGAAAAAATCACTGTTAACGTTGGCAGAACCGGGGCATTAACTCCCTTAGCGGAAATGTTGCCCGTACAATTAGCGGGGACAACAGTTTCCCGTGCTACCTTACATAATAGCGATCGCATTGAACAATTAGACATCCGTATTGGCGACACCGTGATTGTTCGCAAAGCCGGGGAAATCATTCCCGAAGTAGTCCGGGTAATCAAAGAACTACGTCCCGTTAATACCCAACCTTTCATTATGCCTTCCCATTGTCCAGCCTGTGGACAGCTAGTAGTCAGGGAAACTGGAGAAGCAGTTACTAGATGTATAAATGCTTCCTGTCCCGCCATTCTCAAGGGTGAAATTGAACATTGGGTCAGTCGTGACGCGTTAGATATTAAAGGTGTAGGCGAAAAGTTGGTGTATCAACTTGTAGATAAAGGCTTAGTCCATTCCGTGGCTGATTTATATGACTTGAAAATAGAAGACTTGTGTGCATTAGAACGCATGGGAAAAAAATCGGCGGAAAAATTGATCAATGCGATCGCTCAATCAAAAACTCAACCCTGGGCTAGAGTATTATATGGTTTAGGCATCCGTCACGTTGGCAGCGTCAACGCCCAATTACTCACAGAGAAGTTTACCACCGTCGAAGAGTTAACAGCCGCCAGACAATCGGATATTGCAGGTGTTTATGGTATCGGTGCAGAAATCGCCCAATCAGTCTATCAATGGTTTCGTACTCCAGCCAATCAAAGCTTAATTTCCCGTATCCAGGCTATTGGTTTAGAATTAGCAAACAGCGCCGAAGCTCAAGCTGTAGGCGAAATTAATCAAAAATTTGCTGGTAAAACCTTTGTCGTTACTGGCACATTACCAACTTTAAAACGCGATGAAGCCAAAGCTTTAATTCAAAAATCAGGCGGTAAAATTACTGATTCAATTAGCAGAAAAACAGACTTTTTAGTTGTAGGTGCAGATGCCGGTTCTAAGTTAGAGAAAGCGCGGAAGTTGGAAATTAGCCAATTGACTGAGGCGCAATTATTGGCAATGCTGACAGAATAG
- a CDS encoding glycerophosphodiester phosphodiesterase → MTQTFTYQPPIIIAHRGASGYRPEHTLASYELAIDLGADYIEPDLVITKDGILIARHENEISETTDIANHPEFAHLKTTKIIDDEIKTGWFTEDLTIAEIKTLTAQERIPQLRPQNTAYNGIFTIPTFQEIIDLAKHKSQTIGRHIGIYPETKHPSYFQSVGLPLEATLLLNLQEINLPIFIQSFEVSNLKELSQKTDLPLVQLINNIGKPYDFVIENDPRTYADLLTQKGLREIAEYAQAIGVHKNLLIPRDNYGKLLSPTSLIIDAHAANLQVHAWTFRNEDFFLPLDLQGNPQKEYEIFFSLGIDGVFSDYPNIALTVKLNE, encoded by the coding sequence ATGACTCAAACTTTTACATATCAACCCCCTATCATTATCGCTCATCGCGGCGCAAGTGGCTACCGTCCTGAACATACTTTAGCAAGTTATGAGTTAGCAATTGATTTAGGTGCTGATTATATTGAACCTGATTTAGTGATAACTAAAGATGGTATTTTGATTGCCCGTCATGAAAATGAAATATCAGAAACTACCGATATTGCTAATCATCCAGAATTTGCTCATTTAAAAACTACGAAAATTATTGATGATGAAATTAAAACTGGTTGGTTTACAGAAGATCTTACCATAGCAGAAATCAAAACTTTAACAGCACAAGAACGCATTCCCCAACTTCGTCCCCAAAATACAGCTTATAACGGCATATTTACTATTCCCACTTTTCAAGAAATCATTGATTTAGCAAAGCATAAAAGTCAAACAATTGGCCGCCATATTGGCATTTATCCAGAAACCAAACATCCCAGTTATTTTCAATCTGTTGGTTTACCATTAGAAGCCACTTTATTATTGAATTTGCAGGAAATTAATTTACCGATATTTATTCAATCTTTTGAAGTTAGTAACCTCAAAGAATTATCTCAGAAAACTGATTTGCCTTTAGTGCAATTAATTAATAATATTGGTAAACCTTATGATTTTGTGATTGAGAATGATCCTCGGACTTATGCAGATTTATTAACGCAAAAAGGGTTAAGAGAAATTGCGGAATATGCCCAAGCAATAGGTGTACATAAAAACTTATTGATTCCTAGAGATAATTATGGTAAATTATTATCACCGACATCTTTAATTATAGATGCTCATGCAGCTAATTTACAAGTTCATGCTTGGACTTTTAGAAATGAGGATTTTTTCTTACCTTTAGACTTGCAAGGAAATCCGCAAAAAGAATATGAAATATTTTTTAGTTTAGGTATAGATGGTGTATTTAGTGATTATCCAAATATAGCTTTAACTGTTAAACTAAATGAATAA
- the chrA gene encoding chromate efflux transporter codes for MNNLSFNRLTQVAKLFLKLGIIGFGGPVAHIAMIEDEVVKRRQWLTQEHFLDLLGVTNLIPGPNSTEIAIHIGYIYAGWLGLIVAGVCFIFPAVLITGLFAYLYVNYGTLPQVLPLLYGIKPVVLAIIMNAIWGLGKKAVKTRKLLIIAIAVGLITWFAKVNEVMALLLGGILGMIWLRSSNQINLMIIGLTTSTFLQTTATVNTAINNHVSVPLWQLGLFFLKVGSVLFGGGYLLIAFLQGGLVEEFGWLTQQQLLDAIAIGQFTPGPVLSTATFIGYIIAGFPGAIVATLGIFLPSFLLVAALNPFMNPIRNSSWTRPFLDAVNVSAVALMVLTTIQLGIATLILPKTPYVDFLGLGISIISAILAIRYRINAAYLILGGGIIGWSALMFGYLD; via the coding sequence ATGAATAATTTATCATTCAATCGCTTAACTCAAGTTGCTAAACTTTTTCTCAAATTAGGCATTATTGGTTTTGGTGGACCAGTTGCCCATATTGCTATGATAGAAGATGAAGTAGTTAAACGTCGTCAATGGTTGACACAAGAACATTTTTTAGACTTATTAGGGGTAACTAACTTAATTCCTGGACCTAATTCCACAGAAATTGCTATTCATATAGGATACATTTATGCAGGATGGTTAGGCTTAATTGTTGCGGGAGTTTGTTTTATTTTCCCTGCGGTTTTAATTACAGGTTTATTTGCTTATTTATATGTCAATTATGGGACTTTACCCCAAGTTTTACCTTTACTTTATGGAATTAAACCTGTTGTTTTAGCAATTATTATGAATGCTATTTGGGGTTTAGGGAAAAAAGCGGTAAAAACCCGAAAATTACTCATCATTGCTATAGCAGTTGGCTTAATCACTTGGTTTGCTAAAGTTAACGAAGTTATGGCTTTATTGCTAGGAGGAATATTAGGAATGATTTGGTTACGCAGTAGTAATCAAATTAATTTAATGATAATTGGTTTAACTACAAGTACATTTTTGCAAACTACTGCAACTGTGAATACAGCTATAAATAATCATGTATCTGTACCTTTGTGGCAATTGGGTTTATTTTTTCTCAAAGTTGGTAGTGTGCTGTTTGGTGGTGGTTATTTATTAATAGCATTTTTACAAGGAGGATTAGTAGAAGAATTCGGTTGGTTAACACAACAACAATTATTAGATGCTATTGCTATTGGGCAATTTACTCCTGGTCCTGTACTTTCTACTGCGACATTTATTGGTTATATAATTGCTGGATTTCCGGGGGCAATTGTGGCAACTTTGGGAATTTTTCTCCCCTCATTTTTACTTGTTGCTGCTTTAAATCCTTTCATGAATCCTATTCGTAATTCATCTTGGACAAGACCTTTTTTAGATGCTGTCAATGTGAGTGCTGTAGCGTTAATGGTATTAACTACAATTCAATTAGGAATAGCTACTTTAATATTACCAAAAACTCCTTATGTGGATTTTTTAGGTTTAGGAATTTCTATTATTTCGGCAATTTTAGCAATTCGCTACCGCATTAATGCTGCTTACTTGATTTTAGGAGGTGGTATTATTGGTTGGAGTGCGTTAATGTTCGGTTATCTTGATTAA